In the genome of Nonomuraea sp. NBC_00507, the window GTGGGCCGCTTGACCGGCTTGGCGGCCCCGCGAAGGCCCCTGGCCAGCCGCACCGGGTTGCTCTTGCCGCTCTTGATGGCGTCGCCGAGGCGGTTCCAGCGAGCGACCTTGATCGAGGACAGCTTCCAGTTGGCCACCTCGGCCTGGAACCGCTGCTCGGCCAGCTCCTTACGGAGCTTGTCCGCGGCGGCCTGCTCGGCCGCGAGCCGTTCCTCGGTCTCGCTCAGCCGCTCGGCCAGCGCCTTGGCCTCCTCGACGCTCCGCTCGGCCGCGGCCAGCCGGCCCTGGGCGGCGTCGAGCAGCCTGGCCAGCTCGGCCGCGCGCTCGGCCTGGGCGATGGCATCCCGCAGCGCCCGACGCGTGCTCTCAAGCTCAGTGCTCACCGGTCCTCCTTCGTCGGCCCGGCGACAGCTCGCTGCGTCTGATTGTGCGCTCGCTCCGCTCGCAAACCATCCCTCCGCTCCCTCAGCCCGGCAAAGGATACTCTTTTGGCGAAGCGTCTCGAAGGGATGAGATCCGGTGCAGTTCAACGTGCGACCCTATGTCTGCGGCGCTCTCGGCCGGATCGACACCGCCATACTCGGCAAGCTGACCGCCGCCGGCCCGCGCGTGCGCCCGGCGCTCCAGACGGCCGACGCGGCGTTGTTCAGCTCCACGCCGCTGCCGCCCTACCACCGCGTCGGCGACTCCTACGCGTTCGCGTGGGGCGAGCGCAGGCCGGCCGCGATCGAGGAGTGGATCGCGGTCGCGGAGACGTACGAGACCCCCGGCCTGATCGGCGACGCCGACAAGGTCACGTTGCACACGGGCGCGCTGGGGCTGGTGGACGTCTACTACGTCCGTCAGGGCGACGCGGTCTACTTCTCGTCGCTGATCCAGCCGCTGCTCAGCCTGGTGCCGATCGCGATCGACTGGGCGGCTTGGGCCTCGATCATCCAGGTGACGTTCCCGCTGGGCGAGGCGACCCCGTACACCGAGGTCAAACGGCTGCCCGGGGCGAGTGCGCTGGTGTGGGAGCACGGCCGGGTGGCCACCGAGCGGCGGCTGCCGCGCTGGCTGCGCACGGAGCCGTACGAGTCGTGGATCAGCCCGCGCGAGATCGTCGAGCTGCTGGATCGCGTCTACGAGGACTACGACGGGCGCAAGCTGCTCGTGCCGGTCAGCGGCGGCTACGACTCCCGGCTGCTGGCGAGCGTGGCCAAGGCCAGGGGTGCGGACGTCGAGTCGTGGACGACGAGCCCGGACGACGGCACCGACACCGACATCGCCTTCGCCAGGGCGATCACCAAGGAGCTCGGCATCCCGCACCGGGTGATCACTCAGGACGCCGCCGACTACCCGCGGGACGCGATGGAGGTGGCCCGCAGGCTCGAATACCTGACGCCGCACCACGCCTGGTACGCACCCTTCGCCAAGGAGGTGCACGGCGCGGGCCGGATCCTGGTCGACGGCCTGGCCGGCGGCCCGCTGCTGAAGAACTTCATGGTCAGCGGGGCCGCGCTGGAGGCCAGGACCCAGGCTGAGCGCTCGGCGGCGGTGCTGGGCTCGTTGTCGCTCGGCGCGCCCTCACAGCCGTTCCTGTCCAAGGCGGCCGCGGAGTGGATGGAGGAGGCCGTGCGCGAGCAGTTCGCGGCCGCCACCTCCATGCTCCACGGCCACCGGGCCGAGCTGCCGCTGTCGGTGCTGCACACCAGGACGGTGCGCGGCATCGCGCGCTCCGCGGTCAATCTGGTCGGCCCCGAGGCGTCGTTCGCGGCGCCGTTCATCCATCCGGACTTCTTCGACGCCGCGCTGTCGGTCGGGGTGGCGCGCAAGGACAAGGGCCGGTTCTACCGTGAGGTGCTGCACGCGGCCCATCCGCGGGTGGCCGCGCTGCCGTCCACGAACGTCGTCAAGCAGCCGCTCCAGCGGGCGCCGTTGCGGTCCACCGCGGCGCCTGCCCGAAATTATGCGCACAGCATGCTCGAGACTGTGGTCAACCGGGTTCCCGGGCTGGTGTCGGAGGAGCTGCACGAGCTGATCGCGGGCGGTCCTGACGCGCTGACCAGGTTCAACGGCTGGAATGACCGCTTCTGGGTTCGGGGATTGGTACTCTTCGGACTCTGGCTGAGCGACTTCGAGAACGACCTCACAGATCTGACGACACCGTTCTGAATGAACCGTGGGTAACAGGGCGATTACGTACGGATCTCGCGGGTATTAAACGTCGCACAGCAGAAGCGGGTTCCGGAAAGCCAACGGGCTGGTAGTGTTCGGCCCGTAAGCGCCGCACAAACGGGGCACCGGATCACAAATCCGGTCCCGTTCTAGGGCATGGAGTTCGCAGGGATGACGACTCCAGGCGGCGCGGTCACCAGACAAAAACGCCGGGGCAACCGGTGACTTCGTCCTGCCCACATCTCTTCCTGTGAGCGACATATGATCAACGCATCCCCAATGCCGGAGCCGATCTCCGAGGCGTTCGTCTCGGAAGACCCGGCCTGGTACAAGCGGGCGGTGTTCTACGAGGTTCTCGTCCGGGGGTTCAAGGACTCCAACGGCGACGGCACCGGCGACCTGCGCGGGCTGATCGAGAAGCTGGGCTACTTGGAGTGGCTGGGCGTCGACTGCCTGTGGTTGCTGCCGCTGTACGAGTCACCGCTGCGCGACGGCGGCTACGACATCTCGGACTACATGAAGATCCTTCCGGACTTCGGGGATCTTGGCGATTTCGTCCAGCTGATCGAGAGGGCCCACGAGCGGGGGCTGCGGATCATCACCGACCTCGTGATGAACCACACCAGCGACAGACATCCCTGGTTCCAGGCGTCCCGGCACGACCCCGAGGGTCCGTACGGCGACTTCTACGTGTGGTCGGACCACCCCGGCGGCTATCCCGACGCGCCGATCATCTTCATCGGCGCCGAGGAGTCCAACTGGACCTACGACCCCGTGCGCAAGCAGTACTACTGGCACCGTTTCTTCCACCACCAGCCGGACCTGAACTATGACAACCCGGCGGTGCAGGAGGCCATGCTGGAGGTGCTGCGGTTCTGGCTGGACCTGGGCATCGACGGGTTCCGGCTGGACGCGGTCCCCTACCTGTTCGAGCGGGAGGGCACCGCGTGCTCCGGGCTGCCGGAGACGCACTCCTACCTGAAGAAGATCCGCGCCGAGGTGGACCGGCTCTACCCGGACCGGGTGCTGCTGGCCGAGGCCAACGGCTGGCCTGAGGACGTCGTGGAGTATTTCGGCGACCCCACCACGGGCGGCGACGAATGCCACATGGCCTTCCACTTCCCGCTCATGCCGCGCATCTACATGGCGGTCAAGAAGGAGACCCGCGAGCCGATCTCCGAGATCATGTCGCGCACGCCGAAGCTGCCGGAGCACGCCCAGTGGGGCATCTTCCTGCGTAACCACGACGAGCTCACGCTCGAGACGGTAACCGAGGAAGAGCGCGACTACATGCACAACGAGTACGCCAAGGACCCGCGTATGCGGGCCTACCTCGGAATCCGCCGGCGCCTGGCCCCGCTGCTGGACAACGACAGGGACCGGATCGAGCTGTTCACCGCGCTGCTGCTGTCGCTGCCGGGCTCGCCGATCATCTACTACGGCGACGAGATCGGCATGGGCGACAACATCTGGCTGGAGGACCGGGACGCGGTCCGCACGCCGATGCAGTGGAGCCCCGACCGCAACGCGGGCTTCTCCACGGCCGACCCCGGGCGGCTCTACCTGCCGGCCGTCATGGACCCGATCTACGGCTACCAGGCGGTCAACGTGGAGGCCCAGCAGCGGCATGAGGGCTCGTTGCTCCAGTTCACCCGCAAGATGCTGGAGATCCGGCGCAGGCACCCGGTGTTCGGGGTCGGGGCGTACACGGAAATGTGGTCGTCGACCCCGGCCGTGCTCACGTACGTCCGCGAGGACCGCGACGACGTGATGTTGTGCGTGAACAACCTGTCGAAGTTCCCGCAGCCGGTGGAGCTGGACCTGCGCAGGTTCGAGGGCCTGATTCCGGTGGAGGCGCGCGGCGGGGTGCCGTTCCCGCCGATCGGCGAGCTGCCCTACCTGCTGACGCTGCCCGGCCACGGCTTCTACTGGTTCGCGCTCAAGCGCGCGGAGGCCGTCATGGGGGCCGTCGCCCCGTCCGTCAGCGCGAGGTGACCGGCACCTGGGCACGGGCCGCGCGGCGCGCGGGAATGAGCGCGACCGCGAGGGCCGTGCCCACGGCCGCCACGACGGCGACCGCCAGTGTCAGGGCCGACGGCGCGCGGCCGATGCCCGCGCCCACGCCGCTGGTGTGGCCCTGCAGGTCGATCAGCCCCTTCACCACGGACATGCCCGCCGCGGCGCCCGCGCCGACGCCGAGCACGACCAGCAGGCCGGTGCCCATCACCAGCGTGGCCATGACCTGACGCGGCGTCAGCCCCATGGCCTTCAGCACGGCCAGGTCGAAGGCGTGGTCGCGCAGGCCGAGGGCGCTGGCGGTGAGCAGGTTGGCCAGGCCGATCAAGGTGAGCACGGCGATCAGCGCCACGATCACCACCCTGATGATCGACAGCCGGTCGGCCGGGTTGACCGCGGCCTGCACGTCCAGGCTCTCGGCCGACTCGGCCAGCAACCTGCCGCGCACCTCGCCCTGGTCGGCGCCGGGCTTCAGGGCGAGCGCGTAGAACTCGGGCGGCACCGCGTCCTTGGCCGCCAGGCTGTCGAGCCCCACCGAGAGCACCTCGCCGTCCAGGTCGGGCTCGACGGTCCTGCCGACGATCCTGACGATCAGCGGCGTGCCGCCCACGGTCAGCCGCACCCGGTCGCCGATCTTGACACCCAGCAGGTCGAGCAGCCCCTGTCCGGCCACGGCCTCCCCCTGGCGGCCGTACATGCGGCCTTCGACCACGGGGAACGGGTAGGGCGTCGTGGAGCTGCCGATGGCCCGCACTCTGACCGAGCGGGCCTCGCCCGGCGCCAGGGCGTTGACGTCGGTGCCCGGATAGACCGCGGCCACGGCCCTGTCCTGCTCGGCGATGCGCTTGGCGTCGGCCGGCTCCAGCTTGCCCGCCCTGACGTACAGAGAAGCGTGCTGGCCCACCTGCTCCGGATGGTCGGCGAAGTCGTCCAGCGTGGCCCACACGCCCAGTCCGATCGTGGTCATCATCATCGGCACGGCCAGCCCGAACGCCGTCAGGAAGGCCGGCGTCCGCCGGGTGAAGGCGTCCCTGGTGCCGAGGACGAGGGCGGGCGGCAGGCGTACGAGGAGGGCGAGCCTGGCCAGCCGGGACAAGTGGCCCCGCGGCGGCGCGGCCGGCGCGGCGGGGATCGGCGGCGTGCGCCCGCCGCGCCAGGCGGGCAGGCCCACGGCGGCCAGCACCACCAGCGCCGTGCCACCGACGATGGCCAGCACGGGCACCGGCGCCACCGAGGTCGCGCCCAGAAGCAGCGCCATCACGCCCCAGCCCGCGACCGCGCCGAGCGCGACGCCGAGCAGGCCGAGCGCCCCGTGCTCGACCAGCAGCAGCAGCGCGACCTGCCCCCTGGTGAAGCCCATGGACTTGAGCGTGGCCAGGTCGCGCAGCTGGCCGAGCACCCGGCCGCCGGCCGCGTTGGCCAGCGCGAGCGCGGCCGCCACCAGCCCGACCACGCCGAACAGCGCCAGCAGCGTGCCGAGCAGCCGGTTGTCCAGCTCCATGGCGGCTCTGACCTCGCGCCAGGTGTAGACCCGTTGCAGCTCGTCCTCCAGCATGACGACCGCCCGCTGGGAGGCGACCTGGGTGGCGTCGGGGTCGGCCAGGCGCAGCCCGGTGACCCATTCGCTGCGGCCGAGCATGGGCTCGACCCTGTCGAGCATGGCGGGCAGCACGTAGGCCAGGCCGGGCGTCCACTGCGGGTAGAAGCCCTGCTCGGCGGAGTCGGCGATGCCGCTGACGTAGAGGGTGTGGCGCTCGCCGCTGAGCGCGATGACCGTGAAGGGCGCGCCGACCCTCAGCCGTAGCGAGGTCGCGAACGACCGCTCGACGACCACCCCGTCGGGCTGGGCGGCGTCCAGCCACTTGCCCTCGGCCACCAGCGGGTGCGCCACCTGCGGCGGCGTGGCGGGCATCGCGCGCAGCGCGGCCGGCTCCTTCTTGCCGTCCTGCGCCACGGTCACGGGCGCCGACCGGTAGGGGCCCGCGGTCTGGGTCACGCCGTCGATGCCGTTGAGGGCCACCCGCGGGCTGTCCTTGGTGTAGAGCCAGATGTGGGCCCCGTCGGTCTGGGCGAACAGGCTCCGCCACGGGTTCGTGCCGTCCTCGAGCAGGGTCGCCGCGGTGATCAGCGCGGCCACGATCCCGGCCACGGCCAGCACGGTCAGCACCGCCTGGCCCTTCCTGGCCCGCAGGTCGGCCCTGATCCACCGGCTTCCCGCCAGCGAGGCGCTCATGACGCGCTCCGCCGGCCACGTGCCGGCCCGGGTGCGCGCGGGGAAGGGACGGGTGCGAAGGCGGCGGGGCGGGGTGGGCTCATCGGAGGTCGATCACCTCGCCGGCCGTGCCGGTGCGCCTGCGGGCGATGCGGCCGTCGTCGACGATCTCCCCGTCGAACAGCGAAACCAGCCGGTCGGCCAGGCTCGCCACGCGGGCGTCGTGGGTGACCATGATGATCGTCTGGCCCTCTTTGTGCACATCGCTGAGCAGCCGCAGCACGTCGCGCGTGTTGCGGCTGTCGAGGTTGCCGGTCGGCTCGTCGGCCAGCAGCAGGCTGGGCTGGTTGGCCAGCGCCCTGGCCAGCGCCACCCGCTGCTGCTCGCCACCGGACAGCTGCGCGGGCGCGGCGTCGGCGCGGTCGGTGAGGTTGAGCGCGGCCAGCAGGCTCTCCCTGCGCTCGCGGGCGACCTTGGGTGAGGCCCCGGCCAGCAGCGCGGGCAGCTCGACGTTGTCGCCCACGGTCATGTTGGCGACGAGGTTGAAGAACTGGAAGACGAAGCCGATCTTCTTGCGCCGCAGCACCGCCCACGCGCTCTCCGAGAGCGTGTCGGCGCGCTTGCCGTCGAGCCAGATCTCCCCGCTGGTCCTGGTGTCGAGCCCGCCCAGCATGTGGACGAGCGTGGACTTGCCCGATCCGGAAGGCCCCATGATCGCGACGAACTCGCCCGGCTCCACCTGCAGGTCCACCCCGCGCACGGCAGGCACGGGCACCGCGCCATCCTGGTAGATCTTGACTAGATTGACCGTTTTCAGGACGGAGCTCATGCCAGATCCTCCTGGCACCGCTCCAGCCAGTCAAGGTCGGCCTGCAGGTGCAGCATGGCCCCCTCGATGAGCAGAATGGCCACCCGGTCCGTCGGCGGCGTGCGGGACAGCAGGTCGTTGAGGTCGCTCATGAGGCCGAGGTAGTGGCGGCGCTGCCGGTTGATCAGCGCCATCCGGTCGGCGATGCCGGTGAGCGGGGCGAGCACGAGCTTCATGAAGAACTCATCGCGTACCCTGGGCCCTTCGGTGGGCTCATCCACCCAGGTGGTGAGCACATCGCGGCCCTTGGCGGTCAGGTAGTAGACCTTCTTGTTGGGCCGGTTGGACTGCTCCACGTCCACGGCCCTGATCAGGCCGTCCTTTTCCAGCCTGCCGAGGGTCACGTAGATCTGCCCGATGTTCGGCGAGGGATAGGCGCTGCCGAAGGTCTGCTCAAGGGCCTGCTTGAGCTCATAGCCGTGGGCCGGCTCTTTGGCCAGGAGCGCGAGCAGGTGAAGCCGCACGCCTCACCTCCCGCTGTGTTACGAATGCGTTACGCGGTTATCCGTTGACCTTCAGATTACAGGTGTGCATAACATGAATGCATCTACCTAACACGTATGTAACCACTCTGAACACGGAGGAAACAGAGTGCCGCGCTCGCTTTCGCTCATACTGGCCGTCCTCCTGGCGGCCGGCGGCTGCGCGACGGCGGGCGAGGAGGGCGGCGGCGAAACGGATACGGGCGGAACCGGCCCCATCACGTTCGCCACCGGCCGCGACACCACGGCTTACCTGCAACCCCTGCTGGATCGCTGGAACCAGGCCCACCCGGCCGAGAAGGTGACGCTGCTGGAGCTGCCCGAGGCCGCCGACGAGCAACGCGCTCAGATGGTGGCCAACCTCCAGGCCCAGAGCAACCGCTACGACGTGCTGGGCCTCGACGTGGTGTGGACCGCCGAGTTCGCGGAGAACGGCTGGATCATCCCCCTGGAGCGCGGGTTGTTCCCGCTCGACAGGTTCCTGCCGCCGGTCGTGGAGACGGCGATCTACAAGGACAAGCTCTGGGCCGTCCCGTACACGAGTAACGCGGGACTGCTCTACTACCGGACCGACCTGGTCAAGAAGCCGCCGCGGACGTGGGCCGAGCTACGCGATCAGTCACGTGAAATTACGAAAAATCACAATATAGGAGGCTATGCCGGGCAGTTCTTGGCCTATGAAGGGCTCACCGTGAACTTCTCCGAGGCGGTGCAGTCGGCCGGCGGGCAGATTCTCAGCCACGATGGCACGGAGGTGACCCTCGACCCGGCCAAGGGCGAGACCGCGCTCGACTTCCTGCTCCAAGGCCTGCGCGAAGGCTGGATACCCAAGGGGTCGCTGAGCTTCAAAGAAGAGGAGTCGCGCCTGGCCTTCCAGGAGGGCGAGCTGGCCTTCGCCCGCAACTGGCCGCACGCCTACGGCCCCGCCAAGGCGACGCTGGGCGACAAGCTGGGCGTGACCCGGCTGCCCGGGCTCACCGGCCCCGGCTCCAGCACGCTGGGCGGCGCCAACCTGGCCATCAGCGCCTTCTCCAAGCACCAGCAGACCGCCCAGGAGTTCATCCGCTACTTCACCAGCCTGGAGAACGAGCGCCGCGTCCTCACCGAGGGATCCTTCCCTCCCGTGTGGACCGAGCTCTACGACGATCCCGACCTGATCAAGCGCTTCCCGTACCTGCCGGTGCTCAAGGAGAGCATCCTCGCCGCCAAGCCACGGCCGGTCAGCGCCAACTACAACCAGCTGAGCCTGGTGATCGCGAGCTCGGTCGCCAAGGCCCTCAGCACCCCCACCCCCGAGTCCGCCGACGACGTCGCGGTCTCCATGAAGTCCGAACTCGAAGAGATCATCAGAACCCAGTGAGGCAGCCATGCGAAAAGCCAGTGCAGCAGCGATCCTGGCCGGGCTCGCGCTAGCCGTCGCCGCCTGCGGTAACGCGCCGACGACGACGCAGCCCACCGCGTCCGAGTCCGCCCCGGCGACCGCCGGCGCCAAGACTCTCCAGGGCGTGAAGCTCGAAGTCGCCGCGAAGTGGACCGGCGCCGAGCAGAAGAACTTCGAGCAGGTGCTCAAGGCCTTCTCCGACAAGACCGGCGCCGAGGTCACCTACGCCTCCACCGGCGAGGACACCGGCGCCTTCCTCGGCCCGCGCATCCAGGCCGGCAGCCCGCCGGACGTGGCCATCCTGCCGCAGCCGGGTCTGGTGCAGCAGTACGTGGAGCAGAAGGCGCTCAAGCCGCTCACCGACGCCGTCACCGCCGAGATCGACGCCAACTACACGCCGTACTGGAAGGAGCTCGGCTCCGCCGGCGGCCAGGTCTACGGCGTGCTGATCAAGGCCGCGCACAAGTCGCTGGTCTGGTACCGGTCGCAGGCGTTCGACGACGCCGGCGTGCAGCCGGCGACGACCTGGGACGAACTCGTCAAGAACGGGCAGACCATCGCCGACTCCGGCACGCCGCCGTTCTCGCTCTGCGGGGCCTCCGGCTGGACGCTGACCGACCTCTTCGAGAACGTCTACCTGTCCACCGCGGGCCCGGAGAACTACGACAAGCTCTCCAAGCACGAGATCCCGTGGACCGACCCGACCGTGACGACCGCGCTGGAGAAGATCCAGCAGATCGTCGGCAAGCAGGAGTTCCTGGTCGACGGGACCTCTGGCACGATGCAGACCGACTTCCCCACCTGCGTGAGCAAGGTCTACAGCAACAAGAAGTCCGCCATGGTCATCGAGGCCGACTTCGTGGCCGTCGAGGCCGAGCAGTCCGGCGCCAAGGTGGGCGAGGAGGCGAAGTACTTCCCGTTCCCGAAGGCCGGTGACACCGCTCCCGTCATCCTCGGCGGCGACATCGCGGTGGCGATGAAGGACTCGCCCGGCGCCATGGCACTGCTGCAGTTCCTGGCCTCCAAGGAGGGCGGCGAGATTTGGGCCAAGCTGCCCGGGTACCTGTCGCCCAACAAGAACGTCTCTCCCGACAACTACCCGAACGAGCTGACCAAGCAGCTCGGGCAGACGATCATCTCGGCCGGCGACGCCGTTCGCTACGACATGTCCGACCTGGCGCCCAGCGCGTTCGGCGGCACCGATGGCAAGGGCGAGTGGAAGGTCCTGCAGGACTTCGTCCGCAAGCCGACCGACGTCAAGGGCGCCCAGGAGGCGCTCGAAGCCGAGGCCAAGAAGGCCTGGAAGTAAAGAGGTAAGGCCGTGACCGAACGGTTGGACGGCCCGAAGGTCCCGCCCGCGGAGATCGCGGGCGGGGCCGCCACCGGACCGGCTGAAACCCCCCGCACGAAACAACGCCTCGGCCCCTCGCCGGCGGTCGCCATCGCCTTCCTCCTCCCGGCGGCGCTGCTGCTGGGGATCTGGGTGGTCTACCCGATCGTCTACTCGATCTTCCGCAGCCTCTTCGACGCGAACGGCACCGGATTCGTCGGCCTGGGCAACTACACGACGATCTTCACCGACTCCGGCACGCTCACCACGATCCGTAACAACCTCATCTGGGTGGTCATCGCCCCGATCGTGGTCACCACGCTGGGCCTGATCTTCGCCGTGCTGACCGAGCGCATCAAATGGGCGACGGCGTTCAAGCTGATCGTGTTCATGCCGATGGCGGTCTCGCTGATGGCCGCCGGCGTGATCTTCCGCCTGGTGTACGAGGAGAACCCGGACAAGGGCCTGGCCAACGCGGTGCTGACGACCGTGCACGACACGTTCTCCTCCTCGCAGGGGTACCCGGAGGCCCGCCCGCGCGAGGGCGCCCAGTCCCCGGTCGCCGCCCAGAACGGCGCGGTCGTCACCAAGCAGCCCGTCCAGGCGGGCCAGCAGGTGCTGATCCCGATCGTCGGCGTCAAGCCGGCCGTCATGCCGGCCGACGCGCGGCCGGCCCCGGAATCGGCGAGCGGCAGCGGGATCTTGGGCATCGTCTGGTTCGACTTCACGCCGGGAGGCGGCGGCCAGAGCGGCGCGGTGGACACCGGCGAGAAGGGCCTGCCCGGCATGACCGTCGAGGCGGTGCAGAACGGCCAGGTCGTCGCGACCACCGCGACCGACGACCAGGGCGCGTTCCGCTTCGCGGACCTGCCTGCGGGCTCCTACACGATCCGCCTGCCGCAGTCGAACTTTGAGGCCTCCTACGGGGGGCTGACCTGGCTGGGCCCGACGCTGATCACTCCGGCGATCATCGGCGCGTTCGTCTGGGTGTGGGCCGGGTTCGCCATGGTCCTGCTCGCGGCCGGGCTGGCGGCCATTCCGAGGGACGCGCTGGAAGCGGCCCGCATCGACGGCGCCACGGAGTGGCAGGTGTTCCGCAAGATCACCGTGCCGCTGCTGTCGCCGGTGCTCCTCGTCGTCTTCGTGA includes:
- a CDS encoding ABC transporter substrate-binding protein translates to MRKASAAAILAGLALAVAACGNAPTTTQPTASESAPATAGAKTLQGVKLEVAAKWTGAEQKNFEQVLKAFSDKTGAEVTYASTGEDTGAFLGPRIQAGSPPDVAILPQPGLVQQYVEQKALKPLTDAVTAEIDANYTPYWKELGSAGGQVYGVLIKAAHKSLVWYRSQAFDDAGVQPATTWDELVKNGQTIADSGTPPFSLCGASGWTLTDLFENVYLSTAGPENYDKLSKHEIPWTDPTVTTALEKIQQIVGKQEFLVDGTSGTMQTDFPTCVSKVYSNKKSAMVIEADFVAVEAEQSGAKVGEEAKYFPFPKAGDTAPVILGGDIAVAMKDSPGAMALLQFLASKEGGEIWAKLPGYLSPNKNVSPDNYPNELTKQLGQTIISAGDAVRYDMSDLAPSAFGGTDGKGEWKVLQDFVRKPTDVKGAQEALEAEAKKAWK
- the treS gene encoding maltose alpha-D-glucosyltransferase, producing MPEPISEAFVSEDPAWYKRAVFYEVLVRGFKDSNGDGTGDLRGLIEKLGYLEWLGVDCLWLLPLYESPLRDGGYDISDYMKILPDFGDLGDFVQLIERAHERGLRIITDLVMNHTSDRHPWFQASRHDPEGPYGDFYVWSDHPGGYPDAPIIFIGAEESNWTYDPVRKQYYWHRFFHHQPDLNYDNPAVQEAMLEVLRFWLDLGIDGFRLDAVPYLFEREGTACSGLPETHSYLKKIRAEVDRLYPDRVLLAEANGWPEDVVEYFGDPTTGGDECHMAFHFPLMPRIYMAVKKETREPISEIMSRTPKLPEHAQWGIFLRNHDELTLETVTEEERDYMHNEYAKDPRMRAYLGIRRRLAPLLDNDRDRIELFTALLLSLPGSPIIYYGDEIGMGDNIWLEDRDAVRTPMQWSPDRNAGFSTADPGRLYLPAVMDPIYGYQAVNVEAQQRHEGSLLQFTRKMLEIRRRHPVFGVGAYTEMWSSTPAVLTYVREDRDDVMLCVNNLSKFPQPVELDLRRFEGLIPVEARGGVPFPPIGELPYLLTLPGHGFYWFALKRAEAVMGAVAPSVSAR
- a CDS encoding ABC transporter ATP-binding protein, which gives rise to MSSVLKTVNLVKIYQDGAVPVPAVRGVDLQVEPGEFVAIMGPSGSGKSTLVHMLGGLDTRTSGEIWLDGKRADTLSESAWAVLRRKKIGFVFQFFNLVANMTVGDNVELPALLAGASPKVARERRESLLAALNLTDRADAAPAQLSGGEQQRVALARALANQPSLLLADEPTGNLDSRNTRDVLRLLSDVHKEGQTIIMVTHDARVASLADRLVSLFDGEIVDDGRIARRRTGTAGEVIDLR
- a CDS encoding ABC transporter permease, producing MTERLDGPKVPPAEIAGGAATGPAETPRTKQRLGPSPAVAIAFLLPAALLLGIWVVYPIVYSIFRSLFDANGTGFVGLGNYTTIFTDSGTLTTIRNNLIWVVIAPIVVTTLGLIFAVLTERIKWATAFKLIVFMPMAVSLMAAGVIFRLVYEENPDKGLANAVLTTVHDTFSSSQGYPEARPREGAQSPVAAQNGAVVTKQPVQAGQQVLIPIVGVKPAVMPADARPAPESASGSGILGIVWFDFTPGGGGQSGAVDTGEKGLPGMTVEAVQNGQVVATTATDDQGAFRFADLPAGSYTIRLPQSNFEASYGGLTWLGPTLITPAIIGAFVWVWAGFAMVLLAAGLAAIPRDALEAARIDGATEWQVFRKITVPLLSPVLLVVFVTMIINTLKVFDLVFIIAPASVQPQANVVALEMWRVSFGGGNNQGLGSALAILLLILVLPFMIMNIRRFRREDT
- a CDS encoding ABC transporter permease, with translation MSASLAGSRWIRADLRARKGQAVLTVLAVAGIVAALITAATLLEDGTNPWRSLFAQTDGAHIWLYTKDSPRVALNGIDGVTQTAGPYRSAPVTVAQDGKKEPAALRAMPATPPQVAHPLVAEGKWLDAAQPDGVVVERSFATSLRLRVGAPFTVIALSGERHTLYVSGIADSAEQGFYPQWTPGLAYVLPAMLDRVEPMLGRSEWVTGLRLADPDATQVASQRAVVMLEDELQRVYTWREVRAAMELDNRLLGTLLALFGVVGLVAAALALANAAGGRVLGQLRDLATLKSMGFTRGQVALLLLVEHGALGLLGVALGAVAGWGVMALLLGATSVAPVPVLAIVGGTALVVLAAVGLPAWRGGRTPPIPAAPAAPPRGHLSRLARLALLVRLPPALVLGTRDAFTRRTPAFLTAFGLAVPMMMTTIGLGVWATLDDFADHPEQVGQHASLYVRAGKLEPADAKRIAEQDRAVAAVYPGTDVNALAPGEARSVRVRAIGSSTTPYPFPVVEGRMYGRQGEAVAGQGLLDLLGVKIGDRVRLTVGGTPLIVRIVGRTVEPDLDGEVLSVGLDSLAAKDAVPPEFYALALKPGADQGEVRGRLLAESAESLDVQAAVNPADRLSIIRVVIVALIAVLTLIGLANLLTASALGLRDHAFDLAVLKAMGLTPRQVMATLVMGTGLLVVLGVGAGAAAGMSVVKGLIDLQGHTSGVGAGIGRAPSALTLAVAVVAAVGTALAVALIPARRAARAQVPVTSR
- a CDS encoding PadR family transcriptional regulator, coding for MRLHLLALLAKEPAHGYELKQALEQTFGSAYPSPNIGQIYVTLGRLEKDGLIRAVDVEQSNRPNKKVYYLTAKGRDVLTTWVDEPTEGPRVRDEFFMKLVLAPLTGIADRMALINRQRRHYLGLMSDLNDLLSRTPPTDRVAILLIEGAMLHLQADLDWLERCQEDLA
- a CDS encoding ABC transporter substrate-binding protein, with product MPRSLSLILAVLLAAGGCATAGEEGGGETDTGGTGPITFATGRDTTAYLQPLLDRWNQAHPAEKVTLLELPEAADEQRAQMVANLQAQSNRYDVLGLDVVWTAEFAENGWIIPLERGLFPLDRFLPPVVETAIYKDKLWAVPYTSNAGLLYYRTDLVKKPPRTWAELRDQSREITKNHNIGGYAGQFLAYEGLTVNFSEAVQSAGGQILSHDGTEVTLDPAKGETALDFLLQGLREGWIPKGSLSFKEEESRLAFQEGELAFARNWPHAYGPAKATLGDKLGVTRLPGLTGPGSSTLGGANLAISAFSKHQQTAQEFIRYFTSLENERRVLTEGSFPPVWTELYDDPDLIKRFPYLPVLKESILAAKPRPVSANYNQLSLVIASSVAKALSTPTPESADDVAVSMKSELEEIIRTQ
- a CDS encoding asparagine synthetase B family protein, yielding MQFNVRPYVCGALGRIDTAILGKLTAAGPRVRPALQTADAALFSSTPLPPYHRVGDSYAFAWGERRPAAIEEWIAVAETYETPGLIGDADKVTLHTGALGLVDVYYVRQGDAVYFSSLIQPLLSLVPIAIDWAAWASIIQVTFPLGEATPYTEVKRLPGASALVWEHGRVATERRLPRWLRTEPYESWISPREIVELLDRVYEDYDGRKLLVPVSGGYDSRLLASVAKARGADVESWTTSPDDGTDTDIAFARAITKELGIPHRVITQDAADYPRDAMEVARRLEYLTPHHAWYAPFAKEVHGAGRILVDGLAGGPLLKNFMVSGAALEARTQAERSAAVLGSLSLGAPSQPFLSKAAAEWMEEAVREQFAAATSMLHGHRAELPLSVLHTRTVRGIARSAVNLVGPEASFAAPFIHPDFFDAALSVGVARKDKGRFYREVLHAAHPRVAALPSTNVVKQPLQRAPLRSTAAPARNYAHSMLETVVNRVPGLVSEELHELIAGGPDALTRFNGWNDRFWVRGLVLFGLWLSDFENDLTDLTTPF